One Gimesia aquarii DNA segment encodes these proteins:
- a CDS encoding DUF1080 domain-containing protein: MKYLPTFLILSSVAFLINGCSGDSPTEKQKEEAAKDVSAIDLPEKTLESLFEVEKGYTLLTLKDFKEFQGKAVKSVEEPTWTEKGGVISCTGNPKGYLYSIKSYSNFSVRLEYRFPETGQKNDNPNTGFLFYITGENRIWPQCLEVQGKFAEMAHIKSNSKEITLEVTDNQEAREMVRRPVGEWNSIEVISKDGALTSVLNGTPIASCKPSELKAGYFGIQSEGDAVEFRNIRIQKLTD, from the coding sequence ATGAAATATCTGCCCACGTTTTTGATTTTGAGTTCCGTAGCATTCCTTATCAATGGCTGTAGTGGTGACTCGCCCACTGAGAAACAAAAAGAAGAAGCCGCCAAGGATGTTTCCGCAATTGACTTACCCGAAAAAACGTTAGAATCGTTATTTGAAGTTGAAAAAGGTTATACGCTTCTGACACTGAAGGACTTTAAAGAGTTTCAAGGGAAAGCAGTAAAATCTGTCGAGGAGCCTACTTGGACAGAAAAAGGGGGAGTGATTTCATGCACGGGCAATCCCAAAGGTTATCTCTATTCAATAAAGAGCTATAGTAATTTCTCAGTACGTCTTGAATATCGTTTTCCGGAAACCGGCCAGAAAAATGACAATCCAAATACAGGATTCTTATTTTATATCACCGGCGAAAATCGGATCTGGCCTCAATGTCTGGAAGTGCAAGGGAAATTTGCAGAGATGGCTCATATCAAGTCCAATAGTAAAGAGATCACTCTGGAAGTGACTGACAACCAGGAAGCAAGAGAAATGGTCAGAAGACCTGTGGGAGAATGGAATAGCATTGAAGTCATATCCAAAGATGGTGCACTGACTTCGGTTTTGAACGGGACGCCGATTGCCTCATGTAAGCCGAGTGAGCTAAAGGCAGGCTACTTTGGTATTCAATCAGAGGGTGATGCAGTCGAGTTTCGAAATATCCGCATTCAGAAACTGACTGATTAG
- a CDS encoding SpoVG family protein, giving the protein MEISEVRIKLMNDPHERLLAFCSITFDVSFVIRDLKIIQGSKGAFVAMPSRKLMDRCPKCHNKNHLRASFCNQCGVRLDENRADKDDAGRARLYADIAHPINSECRELIQEEVLKAYQDEKVSAQQDGYVCRYDDFGEEDYARLSPQEAEFEETIPIEASGSESTHIRKNNQILRIDSAERAEETNQPHHSSSDVPEPDKVSSNENEPRSKGDTFGSGIV; this is encoded by the coding sequence ATGGAGATCAGTGAAGTTCGCATCAAGTTGATGAATGATCCACACGAAAGGTTACTTGCCTTTTGCTCGATTACTTTCGATGTTTCTTTTGTCATCCGGGATTTGAAGATTATTCAAGGTTCCAAAGGCGCCTTTGTCGCGATGCCCAGTCGCAAATTAATGGACCGTTGTCCAAAGTGCCACAATAAGAACCACCTGCGGGCATCGTTCTGCAATCAGTGTGGTGTGCGGCTCGATGAAAATCGAGCAGATAAAGATGATGCCGGACGGGCGCGACTTTATGCCGATATTGCGCATCCCATTAATTCCGAGTGTCGAGAACTCATTCAGGAAGAAGTGCTCAAAGCCTACCAGGACGAAAAAGTCTCTGCCCAACAGGATGGTTATGTCTGCCGCTACGATGATTTTGGCGAAGAGGACTATGCCAGACTCAGTCCTCAAGAAGCAGAGTTTGAAGAGACCATTCCAATTGAGGCTTCAGGTTCAGAATCGACTCATATTCGTAAGAATAATCAAATTCTCAGAATTGATTCTGCCGAGCGCGCTGAGGAAACGAATCAGCCCCATCACAGTTCATCAGATGTGCCCGAACCAGACAAGGTTTCATCGAATGAGAATGAACCTCGTTCCAAAGGTGATACTTTTGGCTCGGGGATTGTCTAA